In Synergistaceae bacterium, one DNA window encodes the following:
- the fabD gene encoding ACP S-malonyltransferase, which translates to MKYALIFPGQGAQKPGMGKELYNKYEAARSVFEEADDALGFALSGIIFDGTAEELTKTAITQPAIMTVSIAAYRALESEYGSELMPSCVAGHSLGEYTSLVAAGSVPFADALRLVHLRGGLMQDAVPIGVGAMAAIIGKDLEEVCELCSKAAQGEICQAANVNAPTQVVISGHKGAVSRVIEMVEADGSAKAILLRVSAPFHCELMRPVGDKLKAAFEEICWKDPKCPIVANASASFVRHVPELKEALYMQTFSPVLWSQSVLAMEDHGIEGYIELGPGSVLSGLVRKICKGKRPYPVSTSEELDSAILFLRGEA; encoded by the coding sequence ATGAAATATGCACTTATATTTCCCGGACAGGGTGCACAAAAGCCAGGTATGGGCAAGGAATTATATAATAAATATGAAGCGGCGCGCTCTGTTTTTGAAGAAGCCGATGATGCGCTTGGGTTTGCACTGAGCGGCATAATCTTTGACGGAACGGCAGAAGAACTTACCAAAACCGCTATCACGCAGCCTGCTATAATGACCGTAAGCATAGCGGCATACAGGGCGCTTGAATCTGAATACGGTTCCGAACTGATGCCGTCCTGCGTTGCCGGCCACAGCCTGGGCGAATATACCTCCCTTGTGGCTGCCGGTTCTGTCCCGTTTGCCGATGCTTTAAGGCTGGTGCATCTCCGCGGAGGGCTGATGCAGGATGCGGTCCCTATAGGCGTGGGAGCTATGGCCGCGATAATAGGCAAGGATCTTGAAGAAGTCTGTGAGCTCTGTTCGAAAGCGGCACAGGGTGAAATATGCCAGGCTGCTAACGTTAACGCTCCGACACAGGTGGTAATATCAGGACATAAAGGAGCTGTAAGCCGCGTAATAGAAATGGTCGAGGCCGATGGTTCCGCAAAGGCAATTTTATTAAGGGTCAGTGCCCCGTTTCACTGTGAGCTTATGCGCCCGGTCGGAGACAAACTTAAGGCAGCATTCGAAGAGATATGCTGGAAGGATCCAAAGTGCCCCATAGTTGCAAATGCCTCAGCATCGTTTGTGCGGCATGTGCCAGAACTCAAAGAGGCCCTATACATGCAGACCTTCTCCCCGGTTCTTTGGTCACAGAGCGTACTTGCAATGGAGGATCACGGAATAGAGGGTTACATAGAGCTTGGTCCTGGGAGTGTGCTTTCGGGTCTTGTAAGAAAGATATGCAAAGGAAAGAGACCATATCCTGTCTCGACATCGGAAGAGCTTGACAGCGCGATCCTGTTTCTTAGAGGTGAGGCTTAA